A segment of the Bacillus sp. es.034 genome:
ATCAATCTCATAAGGGCTTTCGTCGTTACGGACTTACCTGAACCCGACTCCCCTACGATCGCTAATGTTTCGCCTTTATCTAAATGGAAATCTACACCGCGTACTGCCTGTACTTCTCCTCCATGCGTATTGAAGGAGACGTGTAAATCTTTCACTTCTAAAATTTTCGACATATTCTTAATCTCCCTTCGATTACTTTCGCATTTTCGGATCTAGTGCATCACGCAAGCCATCAGCCATTAGGTTAAAGCTTAAGATGACTAATGAAATGACAGCTGATGGTACTAACATCATGTGTGGGAATGATTGAATAGATTTATATCCATCATTCACTAATGATCCAAGAGATGCTTTAGGAGGAGCAATACCTAATCCGATAAAACTTAAGAATGCTTCAGTATAAATTGCAGCAGGAACTGTGAACATAGTAGTGATGATTACAGGACCCATTACGTTAGGAAGTAAGTGTTTAAAGATTAATCGGTTGCTAGTTGCCCCCAGTGTTCTAGAAGCCAGAACAAATTCTTGGTTCTTTAACTGCAACACCTGACCACGAACGATACGGGCCATTCCGGTCCAACCTGTTATGACCATAGCCATCGTGATGGAGAATATTCCTGGTTCAAATATCAAGATAAAGAGGATGACAACAATCAGATTTGGAATTCCTACCAAAATTTCGATGATTCGCTGCATAACATCGTCAACTTTTCCACCATAGTATGCAGAAATACCACCATATGAAATTCCTATTAAGAAATCAATAATCGCGGCAAGTATACCGATATAGAGTGAAATACGTGTACCACTCCAAGTTCGGGTCCAAAGATCTCGCCCTAAATCATCTGTACCAAACCAGTAATTTTCCTTGACCTGTCTTGCCTCATACACATCAAAACCATCTGCATCCTTCCCGTCAAATGGTAGCCAACTAACTCCTGAAAGCGCTTCAATTTTTGGTGGCAGTTTTGCATGGCGGATATTTTGATCACTAAATTTGTAGTCATTCATCATTGGCCCGAAAATGGCAAAGAACACGATGATGACAGTGATAATAATCCCGGCAAGTGCACCCTTATTCTTGCGCAAACGAATCCATGAGTCCTGCCAAAAATTCAGGCTTGGACGTGAAATTTTCTCTGCCTCATCTCCACTTGCCTGTTGGGGTTGGAAGAGGTCTGGACTAAGTTGTTCTAGTTTCTTTTTGTTTGCTTCCATTATTTCTTCCCTCCAGCTAAGCGAATACGTGGATCAATGATTCCGTACAGGATGTCTACCAAGAAGATAACACCAATGAATAAAGCACTGAAGAAGAGGGTAATCCCCATAATGACGGTGTAATCATTTGTGTTGATGGATAGTACGAATTGCTCCCCTAATCCCGGTACTGCAAAAATTCTTTCTACAACAAGGGATCCTGTCATAACAGCGACTGTCATTGGACCAAGAATTGTAACAATTGGTATCATGGCATTTCTTACAGCGTGCTTTACAATTGTTCCCGTTTTAGAAATACCTTTGGCAGTTGCAAGTAAAATATAATCAGAGTTTAGTATCTCTAACATTTCTGTTCTCATAAAACGTGCAATAGTAGCTACGACTCCAACTGTAAGAGCTAATGTAGGCAGAATCGTATGCTTATATTCTCCCCATAGAGCCACAGGTAACCACTCAAGCTTAACCCCAACATAGTATTGAAGTAATCCGGCAAAAACGAAGGATGGAATAGAAATACCCAGTACAGCAAGGAAGGTTGAACCATAATCTAACCATGTATTATGTCTAATCGCTGCTATTATTCCAACCAAGAGTCCTAAAAACGTTCCTAATACCATTGCTTGAAATCCTAGAAGTGAGGAAGGACCAATACGATCTCCAAGTATTTGAGTAACTGGACGATTATCATATTGGAAGGACAACCCCAAATCCCCTTTAGCCAGTCCAACCATGTAGTTGATATATTGCTCTGGCAGCGGGTCGTTGAGACCGTATTTATCCAGGATGATTTGTTGTTGTTCCGGAGACAGCCTTTCTGTATTTTGCAGTGGAGATCCAGGCAGGAGCTTCATCAGAAAGAAAGTGGCGGTTGCAATGATAAGCAAAGTGATGATCATATAGACGATACGTTGAATTGTATATCTGACCATTCTTTAGCCCCCCTTTTTTATCTTATTTTTTCTACATTTTTAATTATAGCTATTTTCGACAAATTTTCAATGTATTTTTACTTTTTTGATAATTATCGACATTCAGTGGAAAAGGAGAGCATATGCTTATGCATACACTCTCCTTTTTAAGGTTTGTCGAATGAGTTAAATACTACTCAATTGAAGCCCATTTGTATGATGCATCTGCACCAAATGAGTGACGTAACAGACCTTTAACATATGGACGCTCTAAGAAAGCAGATCCACGTTGGTACATAGGGCTGATCGCTTGATCTTCAAAAAGGATCTTCTCAGCGTCAACCATTGCTTGCCAGCGAGCTTCCTCATCATCCAGAAGTTCACCTTTAGCTTGTTCGATTAACTTGTCATATTCAGCATTTGAGTAACCCATTTGGTTATGAGCACCGTCAGTCACGAACATGTCAACGAAAGTCATCGGATCTGGATAGTCAGGACCCCAACCAGCGAATGAGAAGTCATATTGACCTTTAGACTCTAATTCAAGCTTTTGCTTGAATGGTTGAGCTTTGATCTTAACCGTTAATCCTTCAAGGTTTTGCTCAAGTTGTTCTTTCAGGAATTCACCGATTTTCTTAGAGCTGTCAGAGTCATAGTTTAATAGTTCTAATTCAATAGAATCTTTACCTAACTCTTCTTTTGCCTTAGCCCAGTAATCTGCAGCTTTCTTAGCGTCAAATCCACCAAAATCACCTACAGCTTCACGGTAATCTGTTCCATCAGGACCAGTAACGAAATCTTTTGGTACTAAGTAATATGCAGGAACTGATCCGTTGTTCAGAAGAACATCAACCATTCCTTGCTTGTCGTATGCTGAGTCGATTGCTTTACGTGCATTAACGTTTTTCAATACTTCGTTACCTTCATTTAGGCGTAAGAAGTATACAGAAGTGTCAGCTTTCGTTTTGAAGTTTTCGTCAGACTTATATTTGTCTACGAATTCAGCTGAAAGACCAGCGACATCCGCTTTGTTTGTTTCATAAAGGTTAACTCCGGTAGCCGTATCTTTAACGATGTTAAAGTTAACTTCTTTTAACTTAACAGTGTCAGCATCCCAGTAGTTGTCGTTATGAGATAATTTAAAGCTTTGCTCATGCTTCCACTCAGAAAGAGTGAATGGACCGTTATATACTACAGTGTCAGCTTCAAGACCGTATTTGTCGCCTTGAGACTCAACGAATTTTTGGTTTTGAGGATAGAATGTTGCGAAAGAAAGTAGAGCTTTGAAATATGGTACAGCCGTTTCAAGCTGAACTTCTAACGTTTTGTCATCAGTAGCTTTAACACCTAATTCTTCAACTGGAACTTCACCAGCATTTACTTTAGCAGCGTTTTTGATATCGTACATGATGTACGCATACTCTGCACCAGTATCAGGGTTTAAAGCTTTTTGCCAAGCATAAACGAAGTCGTTAGCCGTAACGGGATCTCCATTAGACCATTTCGCATCACGAATCTTGAACGTATAAGTTTTACCATCTTCACTCACTTGTGGTTCTTCTGCAGCCATACCTAGTTCAGGTGCATCATTTTCACCTAAACGGTAAAGACCTTCAAATACGTTGTTCATTACTTTGAATGATACAGAGTCAGTTGCCAGAGTGGAGTCCATTGATGGGATCTCAGAACTCTCAAGTAAATTAAGTACCTGTTCTTTCTTTTCGTCAGAACCGCCTGCACCTGATCCTTCTTCGTTGCCTTCAGTCTTCTTGTCGCCGCCACATGCAGCCAAGAAAGTACTTAGAGCCAGAAGAAGAACCAGCAAGAATGAAAACTTTTTCTTCATCTTGAAATTGACCTCCTCGTAAATCTCATATTTATTTATCTTCTAATTTTCAGAAGATTTGTTACTTATTATACATGATAGAGAAATTATTGCAATATGAATTTAACAGTTTTTTTGCAAAATTATCAGATTAGTAGGTATATTGTTGTTGAAATACTGCTATATCAACGTTTCATTTAAACATTTTAGAGAGTTTGTCCCATTACAATTGTTACAATCGTAAATTTTTTCTGGTTGAAAGCAGTTTACGATAAGGGTGAACTTTCATCTTTTGACGGTTCCCTTCTATTATAAATATTTAAACATCAGACTAAATATAAATAATAGAATTAATACTTATTTCACCCTCTACCAATATTTGAAATGGGATACCCTTACTGAAAGAATTGTATATATATAAATCAGGATTGAATTATTCTTCTTCCTTCATGTATACTTTGGTTAAAAACATCCTAAGGAGCATTATGAAACGAATGAAATTGTTCAACATACTTACCTTGCTTATTTTCATCATTGCCGTGGTAGTGGCTTCCCTGCAGGAAAAAGATCTGCTTCTTTCTATTATAGACAGCTTGTTTATAATCGGGATTGCCTATATCAGTATCGGCGCCCTCCTTTATATTTTTGGAAAAGGCTTTTTCAACGGGATCGTTTATGCTCTTAAAAGGTTTCGTAACAGCACGAAACAGGGAAAGTATATTTCCCAGTTCGATGACCTGGATGAGATGAATGAAGCTCACGAAGAATATGGAGTGCAACGTTCCTACTCCATTACGAAATCCTTTTTACTGACCGGAGGACTGACACTCGTCCTTTCGATTATCATGACCTACTTTCTGTACACTTGAATTCACCTTTTTTTTTTCATATAATAGCTACATATGAATGAAAGTATAAGCATGGATGAAGAGTAGTACTTTTCAGGATGAATAAAAGAGAGCTTGTGGTTGGTGCGAACAAGTATTCATTTGAAAAGGAATGGACTTCGGAGCTTTATGTGTGAAACGGAGTAGCATATAACGGGATGACCTTACGTTAAAGAGGTTCCATGCACGTCATGGCCTAAGCTGGCTCTAACGGGCACTTAGGGTGGCACCGCGGAAATGATCCCATTCGTCCCTATTTTTCATAGGACGGGTGGGTTTTTATTTTGTGTAAAACTAGGAGGAAATGAAATGAAGACAATATTCAGTGGCATTCAGCCGAGCGGGACGATCACCCTCGGCAATTACATCGGGGCGATGAAGCAATTCACCGAGCTCCAGGAAGAGTACAATTGTTATTTCTGTGTGGTAGATCAGCACGCGATCACGGTGGCACAGGATAAAATGGAGCTGCGTAAAAATATCCGCAGCCTCGCAGCCCTGTATATCGCCTGTGGCATCGATCCGGAGAAATCTACATTATTCATTCAATCGGAAGTTCCTGCACATGCACAGGCAGGATGGATCTTGCAGTGTGTCACCTATATCGGGGAGCTTGAAAGAATGACGCAATTCAAAGATAAATCTCATGGTAAGGAAGCCGTTTCAGCAGGATTATTGACATATCCACCTTTGATGGCGGCTGATATCCTGTTGTATGGAACAGATCTTGTTCCCGTCGGGGAGGATCAGAAGCAGCATTTGGAACTGACACGGAACCTGGCAGAACGGTTCAACAATAAATACAATGATATCTTCACTGTACCCGAAGTAAGAATTCCTAAAGTCGGTGCACGGGTGATGTCCCTTCAGGATCCGTTGAAGAAGATGAGTAAATCCGATACGAATCAGAAAGCGTTCATTACACTCCTTGACGATCCAAAACAGATCGAGAAGAAAATCAAGAGTGCCGTCACCGATTCGGATGGTATCGTGAAATACGATAAAGAAAACAAGCCCGGGGTGTCGAACCTCCTTTCGATCTATTCGATCCTTGAAGGTACTTCTATAGAAGAAATTGAAATGAAATATGAAGGAAAAGGATACGGAGACTTCAAAAGTGACTTAGCACAGGTGGTCATAAGCGCCATCAAGCCAGTACAGGAACGCTACTATGAATTGATCGATTCAGAAGAATTGGATGATATCCTTGATCGCGGTGCAGAAAAGGCAAACTTCGCAGCAAACAAAATGCTGAAGAAGATGGAAAAAGCCATGGGATTGGGACGAAAAGAGAGAAAACGAAAATAATGATGAGGACCAGGGACAGCTTGTACCGTTTCTGGTCTTTTCTTTCGACTTATTTAGTGCCCACATATAAAAAACCTCAAGCCCTTTACGGACTCAAGGTTTACTCCGACGATTAATTTACCTTTGGACGATTCTCCACTTCCCATAGTTTCTCGAAAAATGGTTGTCCCTTTATCAAATTCTCACAAAGAGTGAGATGCTTGTCCGACCAGCCGTACTGGGTTTCCTCATATAGCATCTGCCATATGTCTTCGAAATCCATTTCCTGTATGGTTCGGTAGCGCTCTGGTGCCCATTCCGTGTACCAATAGCGGATTTCCGCCGTGTTGTTTGAACTGTGAAGTTGATCAAGGGCCATGAATAACAGCTGCTTCAATTGTCTTTCCTTCCTCGTCAGGCCACTCATCATATAAGGATTCGGGGAAAGAATGTGATACGCATCTTCCCTTTTACCATCCGGCTCGATGGAATACTGTACCGTTTCATGACTTTCGACCATTTCATACACCAGTTGTTCCTGTCTTGGTATGAGCCTGCTTTTTCTGATGGGGACCGTGTACCCGATCGTATCCACTGCTAATATCCCGGTACCATCTGTCACAATGAAACAATAATCCAATTGGATCCGTTCGTGGTTTTTTCGCAGGTATGCTTTTTGATAAACATGATGGAGCAGTTGTTGAGGTAACTCTGATAGATCGTTCTCGATGTAATGAAACAGTGTCGTGTCTACTTTAATCAGAGGAACCTGATCCAGTAATTCAATAACGTCCTCTTTTCTCCACTCATGAAAATGGCAGACATTGTAGCCATTTTCTTCGCCTTCGAACCAATTTACCCATACATCATGAAGATATAACATGATTGACCCCTCGCTTTGCTTCAATCTTATTTGTCAATCAGTATAGGCTAATCCGTGTAAATTTATTCCTATCATAAGGGGTTTTATGATAGTCTTTATATTTTTCTGCGGGGTATATAGATTGAAAGGGTGATGATGAGGATGCCCAAAAGGAATAAATAGCTTTCAACACGTGTCGAGACGAAGAATATATAGTCTGTAAATGTCATTCCGGTTGTAAGCAAATTCAAATACATAATTAAACTCACTCCTCCTGAAACAGCCAGTCCAAAACCTATAAAGAGCCCAAACAATTGTACCACCATACCTTCCGCCTCTATCCTAGATTTAAGATATTGGAGCCCGTCCATGCTTACTATATTTTATGAAAGGAACAGGAAGATATGACGGCACAGGGCAGCCTATTATTAGAAAAACCCCATTCAATCGGCTAGATTCCCTGAAAATCTATGGCAAAAATACTGATGACGGTTCTCCTATGAGGGAAAGGGTCGAAGAATCCTGCTTCTTTAAAAAGTGTTCCACCAATCGATAGCCCGAGGAGTAGCCGAGCATTTTCGGAAAGGATTTCTGTCCAAGAAGCAGCTGATCATGAAGGGGACTGCTTCGTTTCACTTCCAAATTGGGCTCTATCCATTTCTCGTAATAGCGGGACAATTCTTGTTCGTCGTAGGCTTTTGTCCAGGGAGCTACATACTTTTCCCCACAGTATTCCTTTACAGCATTTTCTGCCAGCCCTTCAAAGATGATGGAGTCAAGGAGCGTGTAGTGGTCCTCCTTTTTGCTTAACCGCTTCATTCGGACACAGTGATGATATTCATGCACAAATAACGCTTCATATTCTTTTGGATCTTCCTGGTCCGTAACGAAAAAGAAGATTTCATCTTTGAAGCACACCCCTGATTTTTTCATGGATGATTGGAACATCCCCCTCTTTTCCTGTACGGGGAATAGATAGATCGGGACGCTCGGTCCATTCCACTTCCGTTTATATTTTTTTTCAAAGAGAGCAAATCGTTCCCAAAGTTTCTTTTCTTTCATTTTTTCGTAAATATCTCCTGCGAGACGCGCAGAACGATACATTCCGTGCTTCGTAAGGTATTGATAAAACGATTGCTGATCGTCCTTTCCATTTTTCGTTTTCTTGAGAAAATCCAAGGGATTATCGATCCACTCTGCCAACCAATCATCTGTAGGTACAACTGCCACCTTCATCCCTCTTTCCATCTTTTTAACATGTATATGTTAAAGAGGAAAGATTCACAACAAAAAGAGCCTGCTACACGTAACAGGCTCTTTTTGTTAACTTTGATATTTTTTAAATACGATGGTGGCATTGTGACCGCCAAATCCTAATGAATTACTCATAGCTACATTCACTTCTTGTTTTCTTGCTTCATTTGCTACGTAGTCGAGATCACAATCAGGGTCCGGCGTTTCAATATTAATGGTAGGAGGAAGAACACTGTCTTTCATCGCGAGTACAGTGAAAATCGCTTCCACTCCTCCTGCTGCCCCAAGAAGGTGGCCCGTCATTGATTTCGTCGAGCTCATGGCCAGTTTATAAGCATGGTCCCCGAACACTTCCTTCACGGCCATCGTTTCGTATTTATCATTATATGGGGTACTTGTTCCGTGGGCATTGATGTAATCCATCTCTTCCGGACGGATTCCGCCATCTTCAAGTGCCATTTTCATTGCTCTTGCTCCGCCTTCTCCAGCCGGTGCCGGGGCAGTGATGTGATAGGCATCTCCGGTACATCCGTATCCGACGATTTCTGCATAAATCGTCGCTCCACGTTTTAAAGCATGCTCCAGTTCTTCCAGAACGACGATTCCCGCTCCTTCTCCCATGACGAACCCGTCACGGTTTGAATCAAAAGGTCTTGAAGCTTTCTCGGGATCTGGATTGGTGGAAAGGGCTGTGTTGGCACAGAATCCAGCAACGGACATTTTCGTGATTGGTGCTTCTGCTCCACCGGAAACCATCACATCCGCATCCCCGCGCTGAATGACCTTAAAGGCGTCACCGATAGAGTTTGTACCTGTTGCACAAGCCGTTACGGTACAAGAGTTGAACCCTTTGGCCCCGAGCATAATGGATACTTGTCCCGCTGCCATATCAGGTATGATCATCGGCACGAAGAACGGGCTTACCCGGCGATACCCACGTTTTTGGAAGGTTTCGTATTGTTGTTCGAATGTTTCCATTCCCCCGATACCCGAACCGATCCATACGCCGACGCGATGTGCATTTTCGTCTGTGATATCAAGTTTTGAATCTTTTACTGCCATTAACGATGCGGCAATCGCATAGTGAGTGAAGCGGTCCATCTTCCTTGCTTCTTTTCTTTCCACCCCGAACTCTTCAATATTGAAGTCTTTCAGTTCTGCCGCTACTTTGGCAGGATACTCATCGGCGTTTAAACGCGTTAAAGGCCCTACCCCCGTCTTTCCGGCCAAAATATTCGACCAGGCCGATTCAACATCATTACCTAAAGGCGTGACGCTTCCTAATCCTGTAACCACTACACGCTTTTTATTCATTCTAATCCATCTCCTTTATCTGAAAGTTGTCGATAAGCTCCGTTACTCAATTATTTACCCCAGCGCATAATGATCGCGCCCCAAGTTAAACCGCCACCGAATCCTACCATGACGACAACATCATTCTCTTTCACTCTTCCCGCTTCAAGATCTTCCACTAAAGAAACCGGGATAGAAGCCGCTGATGTATTCCCATATTTATTTACGGTCTTAGACATTTTTTCCACAGGCAGCTCAAGACGCTGCCTGGCTGCTTCCATAATACGGATATTGGCCTGGTGAGGAATCAGGAAATCTACGTCCTCTTTCCTTAAACCTGCCTTTTCAATCACATTAATACTGGATTCACCCATTTGGCGAACAGCGAACTTAAACACTTCCCGACCGTTCATGATCAATTTTTCATCCTGATACAAATGCTTCGCTCCTGATCCGTCCGATCCTAATTCAAAAGCAAGGATTCCCTTGCCGTCCGGAACGGGTCCAAGGACCGCCGCACCGGCAGCATCCCCAAATAGGACGGCTGTGTTACGATCCTCCCAGTCAGTGATTTTGGATAATTTCTCCACACCGACCACGAGGACATTCTTATATGCACCATTATCGATGAATTGCTTTGCTGTAATCATTCCATACATAAATCCCGCACATGCGGCACTGATATCCATTGCAGCCGCCTTCTTGGCTCCCAATCGCTCTTGAAGGAGGCAGGCAACAGATGGGAATGGATGATCCGGGGTAACGGTGGCAACCATGATCAGGTCGATGTCCTCGGGATTGACCTCCGCATCAGCAATTGCCTTCTTTGCGGCTTCGAAAGCCATATCAGATGTATTTGTTTCATTATTTGCTATTCTTCTTTCTTCAATGCCTGTCCTCGTCCGGATCCATTCATCCGAAGTATCCACCATTTTCTCAAGGTCCGCGTTCGTTAAGATCTTTTCAGGAAGATAACGTCCAATTCCAATAATACCTGTATTCATACTGGCGTTCCCTACTTTCGTTTATGTTTTTTTACTATACTCAATGGTTATTATCAATTATTATGACTTGGTACTAATTTTATCGAAGATTTCTACTTTCTGCAATTATTTTTTACTTATCCCTACTTTCTACACGTTTTTGACGATAAAAAACGGGCCACCGAAAATTCCGATAACCCGTTCTTTTTAAACACTTATTCTCTATGTAAGGCATCCTGCTTGCCTAATTCATAGGCTTCACTCATGACCTGTGTGAACAGTGTCATGAATGGCTGCAGCATTTCAGGAGAGAACTCGACTCCCGCTTGATCGAGCTGTTCCTTCGCTTGAGGAAAATACTTCATGGCAATCTGCATAAACTCCATTGTTTTGTCCTGATTCATTGCTTCGATTCCTTTCCATTCGGCAATTTGCCGGTATCAATATAGTCCTTGATATGTTGCTTCATTTCAGATTGAAAATCTTTCGGAATGAGCGGACTGAATTTGCCCATTGAGATCACACCGTCTTCAAAATCAAATTCCAGGTTGCCTGACTTTAGCTCATCTTGGGCGAACTTATCTGCTACTACTTCATACAACTTATCAGCCTGCTGGACAGTGCTTGTCAAGACCGTTGATTCCCCGAGATCGGATTGATCGGATACGTACCCTATGGCATAGAGTCCTTTTTCCTTAAGCTTTTCGATTACAGCTACATTATAGCCGTCACCTGCAGGATACACAACATCGGTATCCTCATTTAGTAAAGTGTCCAACTCTTTAAGGGCCCTCTCTTGGTCGTCCCAATGATTGGTGTACTCTACGTTAATCTCCGTCTCACTGTTTTGATACTTCGCTCCATCTATAAACCCTTGAACTTCAGGCTGCCACTCGAAAGCCGCAATCACACCGATCTTATTCGTTTTAGAGTGAAAGGCTGCTGTCATTCCTCCGAAAAAGCCCATTGCGTATCCCTTGAATTGTAGGCTTGTCGTGTTTTTCTCCGTGGCATGTCCGTTAAAGCTGACGAAATGCATATCGGGATGTTCCCCTGATAATTCATTGAAGACATCCACATACTCACTTCCGTGTCCAAATACTAAGGTGACATCCTTATCATCAAATTCCTCTACTGCCTGCTTGATTGATGTATCATTTTTCATTCCCTCTTTATAGAACACGTCTGCATGATAATCGGATTGTATTTTTAGTAATCCTTTGTAACCTTTTGTTCCCCATACTCCATCATTCACGGCTTCCGGAACAAGTAAACCAACCTTTTCTATCTCTTCGCTGTCCCCTGCCGAACAACCACTTAGTCCAACCAGGAATACAATCAGGAAAAACGTGTACCATTTCTTATTCATGTGCAGCAACTCCTTTAAAGCCCATGCAGCATCTATAAAAGGTTCATTACATCATCCCTATTTTACCCTCACCTGTATCAACATGAAAAGGAAAAGTTTTCTCATTCCTCCATTTCATGCAAGCGTATCCCTTTTTCTTGTTGATCAATGATACACTTGTGAGACTTGGATGGTCTGACAATCACTTCTTTTCCAACTGGATCGATTTCACAGTGACCAGCTGAAAACGTTTTAGTTGTAATATATGATAGAGCTTCATTCCAGCTCCTGTCTGAGAGTGGCTTCAAGGTAAAGGTGTCTTTTTTTGAAGAAAGATTGACAATCATTTTGGCTGCGTCCTTCACATAAATAGCCCCCGAGGGATCATCTACATAATCCGTTACGTCCCGTCTGCCGGTCAAAATCTGTGCAAACAGGAATTCTTCCGGTTGATGGATGCCATATAACGTTGGAAGGTAGAAGATAGCTCCATCCTCTTCAAAACCTCTATTTCCTTTCCCGTTGGAATAGACTCGAATCACTTGGAAGGGTTGGTCCACTTTTTTGAGCAGTTCATCAACTTCTGATAAATACCCCGCTCTATTCCCTCTTACCTGATCGTAGTAAGGAAGGAACACACTGGACCCTGAGCGTACGCTTTTATCCCATTCCCCATAAGGTACGTACTCCAGGTTTGCATTCCTTCCAATTTCCATCCATTTATCCTTCGTCTCCTTGTGCTCATCGATGGCGGTCACGGTCCATCCTTTTTCCAGAAGGGCATGACAGAGTTCAAATCCCAAAAACTGTTGTGCAGCAAAAACGAATGCATGATGGTTCAAGTCAATCACTCCAATTTATTAGTTATAACTCTTTCTCATGCAGGGAAAAGTAAGATGCGATCTTCCCTCCAAGAGACCCTCGCTTCTCAGGAAGAACAAAGAATAGATCCGTTGAAATTCCTTGTGCTAAACGCTCCGTATATATATCTTTTATGAGAGTGAATTGATTTTTATAACGATTTAGAGTCATTGACTGAACAATATACAGGGGAATAGGGATCTCCTGGAATATTTTGTAGTCCTGTGATTGTTGTGAGATAATTGCCTCACAATCCTCTTCCTTCATCTTCAGCATGAAGGAAAGTTCTTTTATCACTTTTTTATAAAAGAATTTCTGTTCTTTTTCTTGTTCTAAATGGTGATACATTGATACGCAGGGAGAGAGCAGGACGGCACTCCTGATATCATTTGCCAATTTCGGATAAAGATTTTTCAATACTAATGCTCCCATTCCTTCAGCCAAAATGTGGATCTTCCCATTAATGATTTCGTTCCGCTTCACATGCTGATAGAGTCGCCTGGCCAATTGCACGGCTTGATCGCTACCCCAATTCGCTCCATACAGATTACTATAATATACAATGTACCCCTTGGCTGTCAGCTCTTGAATCCACTTATACCGCGCCTCATGCTGCACCCAGAAACTGCTCTTTTCGTCTACATAGTGATGGGAGTCCCCTATAATCATTACAGCGAATCCATTTGGTCGTTCAGGGTAATGGATCATGCACCACTCTTGCTCTAATTGAAACAATCGTTGATACATTTAAATTTCTCCTTTTACATACTGAGTCTCTATAGTTTATGTAAAGAGACTGCATTTGTAAGGGAGATAGCCCATAGGAAACCTTTTATTTATAAATTTTCGGCCCCTATCCTACTACAGATGACAGGGTTTACATTTCACAGATTAGTCATTTATTAATTGGTGAAGCTGTGGTAAACTAATAAAGATTGAAAAGAGTGACAACATATGAGTGAATGTGTTCAAT
Coding sequences within it:
- a CDS encoding DUF2268 domain-containing putative Zn-dependent protease (predicted Zn-dependent protease with a strongly conserved HExxH motif); amino-acid sequence: MAVVPTDDWLAEWIDNPLDFLKKTKNGKDDQQSFYQYLTKHGMYRSARLAGDIYEKMKEKKLWERFALFEKKYKRKWNGPSVPIYLFPVQEKRGMFQSSMKKSGVCFKDEIFFFVTDQEDPKEYEALFVHEYHHCVRMKRLSKKEDHYTLLDSIIFEGLAENAVKEYCGEKYVAPWTKAYDEQELSRYYEKWIEPNLEVKRSSPLHDQLLLGQKSFPKMLGYSSGYRLVEHFLKKQDSSTLSLIGEPSSVFLP
- the fabF gene encoding beta-ketoacyl-ACP synthase II, coding for MNKKRVVVTGLGSVTPLGNDVESAWSNILAGKTGVGPLTRLNADEYPAKVAAELKDFNIEEFGVERKEARKMDRFTHYAIAASLMAVKDSKLDITDENAHRVGVWIGSGIGGMETFEQQYETFQKRGYRRVSPFFVPMIIPDMAAGQVSIMLGAKGFNSCTVTACATGTNSIGDAFKVIQRGDADVMVSGGAEAPITKMSVAGFCANTALSTNPDPEKASRPFDSNRDGFVMGEGAGIVVLEELEHALKRGATIYAEIVGYGCTGDAYHITAPAPAGEGGARAMKMALEDGGIRPEEMDYINAHGTSTPYNDKYETMAVKEVFGDHAYKLAMSSTKSMTGHLLGAAGGVEAIFTVLAMKDSVLPPTINIETPDPDCDLDYVANEARKQEVNVAMSNSLGFGGHNATIVFKKYQS
- a CDS encoding beta-ketoacyl-ACP synthase III; translation: MNTGIIGIGRYLPEKILTNADLEKMVDTSDEWIRTRTGIEERRIANNETNTSDMAFEAAKKAIADAEVNPEDIDLIMVATVTPDHPFPSVACLLQERLGAKKAAAMDISAACAGFMYGMITAKQFIDNGAYKNVLVVGVEKLSKITDWEDRNTAVLFGDAAGAAVLGPVPDGKGILAFELGSDGSGAKHLYQDEKLIMNGREVFKFAVRQMGESSINVIEKAGLRKEDVDFLIPHQANIRIMEAARQRLELPVEKMSKTVNKYGNTSAASIPVSLVEDLEAGRVKENDVVVMVGFGGGLTWGAIIMRWGK
- a CDS encoding ComZ family protein; amino-acid sequence: MNQDKTMEFMQIAMKYFPQAKEQLDQAGVEFSPEMLQPFMTLFTQVMSEAYELGKQDALHRE
- a CDS encoding BMP family ABC transporter substrate-binding protein, translating into MNKKWYTFFLIVFLVGLSGCSAGDSEEIEKVGLLVPEAVNDGVWGTKGYKGLLKIQSDYHADVFYKEGMKNDTSIKQAVEEFDDKDVTLVFGHGSEYVDVFNELSGEHPDMHFVSFNGHATEKNTTSLQFKGYAMGFFGGMTAAFHSKTNKIGVIAAFEWQPEVQGFIDGAKYQNSETEINVEYTNHWDDQERALKELDTLLNEDTDVVYPAGDGYNVAVIEKLKEKGLYAIGYVSDQSDLGESTVLTSTVQQADKLYEVVADKFAQDELKSGNLEFDFEDGVISMGKFSPLIPKDFQSEMKQHIKDYIDTGKLPNGKESKQ
- a CDS encoding hydrolase, coding for MYQRLFQLEQEWCMIHYPERPNGFAVMIIGDSHHYVDEKSSFWVQHEARYKWIQELTAKGYIVYYSNLYGANWGSDQAVQLARRLYQHVKRNEIINGKIHILAEGMGALVLKNLYPKLANDIRSAVLLSPCVSMYHHLEQEKEQKFFYKKVIKELSFMLKMKEEDCEAIISQQSQDYKIFQEIPIPLYIVQSMTLNRYKNQFTLIKDIYTERLAQGISTDLFFVLPEKRGSLGGKIASYFSLHEKEL